Proteins encoded together in one Litorilinea aerophila window:
- a CDS encoding nucleotidyltransferase family protein yields the protein MTKALILAAGKGTRLGPLTARQPKPMLPVGGRPLLAHTVAWLRHHGIREIAMNLHHCPEAITGYFGQGEGHGVHLTYSYEDTLWGTAGAARRLASFLDTTFVVVYGDVFTNLDLTRLLDGHRGRAELTLALYRVPNPGECGLVETDPQGRVTRFVEKPPPDQIFTDLANGGILVCEPSILDWIPAETVYDFGHDLLPALLAAGRPVYGQPIRPDEVLIDIGTPAGYRRAQEAFPAVQDALTREGAALLP from the coding sequence ATGACCAAAGCGTTGATCCTGGCCGCCGGCAAGGGCACCCGGCTCGGCCCGTTGACTGCCCGCCAGCCCAAGCCCATGTTGCCGGTCGGTGGCCGGCCCCTGTTGGCCCACACGGTGGCATGGCTGCGCCACCATGGCATCCGGGAGATCGCCATGAACCTCCACCACTGCCCGGAGGCCATCACCGGCTACTTCGGCCAGGGGGAAGGCCACGGCGTTCACCTGACCTACTCCTACGAGGACACCCTGTGGGGCACCGCGGGCGCGGCCCGTCGCCTGGCGTCCTTCCTGGACACCACCTTCGTGGTGGTCTACGGCGACGTCTTCACCAACCTGGACCTCACCCGCCTGCTGGACGGGCACCGGGGGCGGGCCGAGCTGACCCTGGCCCTCTACCGGGTGCCCAACCCCGGCGAATGTGGCCTGGTGGAGACCGATCCCCAGGGCCGGGTGACCCGCTTCGTGGAGAAGCCCCCGCCGGACCAGATCTTCACCGACCTGGCCAACGGCGGCATCCTGGTCTGCGAACCGTCCATCCTGGACTGGATCCCGGCGGAGACGGTCTACGACTTCGGCCACGACCTCCTGCCGGCCCTGCTGGCGGCCGGGCGGCCTGTCTACGGCCAGCCCATTCGTCCCGACGAAGTGCTCATCGACATTGGCACCCCTGCCGGCTACAGGCGGGCCCAGGAGGCCTTCCCCGCCGTGCAGGACGCCCTGACCCGGGAAGGAGCAGCTCTGCTGCCATGA
- a CDS encoding sugar transferase codes for MTLQTETARLDAIHQAPWLLENQSSHYRRLYRLALLVGDGAMLLLAFALAYWLRFQVGITVSPEVTPVPQHYIRLVLILIPLWLPLFSLLRLYDFHYLLGGTAEYAQAFNATTSGMMIVILASFVDPSFRISRAWLLMSWLLSTGLICGNRFLLRRLAYAQWRRSRFLTPTLIVGTNQEAMALAAKLRESVNTGLAVLGFVSTDGDDEGSMRLSALDGLPVLGNMNALPRLIQNHHVGEIVVASTALSRDQLTEVFRCVTAMPQVEIRLSSGLYEILTTGMRVTRKGDVPLMSLNRLRLDPLESFLKAALDYTLIFFSLPVLVPLFAVVAVLIKLDSPGPVFYRRRVLGVGGKEFDAFKFRTMAVNGDEILARYPQLQAELQATHKLKYDPRVTRMGRWLRRTSLDELPQLINVLLGQMSLVGPRMISPEEADEYGRLKLNLLTVKPGLTGLWQVSGRSDLSYEERVRLDMQYIRNYSIWLDLQILFVQTIPVVLQGRGAY; via the coding sequence ATGACATTGCAGACTGAAACCGCTCGACTTGACGCGATTCATCAGGCCCCCTGGCTTTTGGAGAACCAGTCCAGCCACTACCGGCGCCTCTATCGTCTGGCCCTCCTGGTGGGGGACGGAGCCATGTTGCTGTTGGCCTTTGCCCTGGCCTACTGGCTCCGCTTTCAGGTGGGCATCACCGTCTCACCCGAGGTGACACCGGTTCCCCAGCACTACATCCGCCTGGTCCTGATCTTGATTCCTTTGTGGCTGCCCCTGTTCTCGTTGCTGCGCCTGTACGACTTTCACTACCTGTTGGGCGGCACGGCGGAGTATGCCCAGGCCTTCAACGCCACCACCAGCGGCATGATGATCGTCATCCTGGCCAGCTTCGTGGATCCCAGCTTCCGCATCTCCCGGGCCTGGCTCCTCATGTCCTGGCTGCTGTCCACCGGCCTGATCTGCGGCAACCGCTTCCTCCTGCGCCGGCTGGCCTACGCCCAGTGGCGCCGGAGTCGCTTCCTGACGCCGACCCTCATCGTGGGCACCAATCAGGAGGCCATGGCCCTGGCCGCCAAGCTGCGGGAAAGCGTCAACACGGGGCTGGCGGTCCTGGGCTTCGTCAGCACTGACGGCGACGACGAGGGGAGCATGCGGCTTTCTGCCCTGGACGGCCTGCCCGTGCTGGGCAACATGAATGCCCTGCCCCGGCTCATCCAGAACCACCACGTGGGGGAAATCGTGGTGGCCAGCACCGCCCTTTCTCGGGACCAGCTCACCGAGGTCTTCCGCTGTGTCACCGCCATGCCCCAGGTGGAGATCCGGCTCTCGTCGGGCCTCTACGAGATCCTCACCACCGGCATGCGGGTCACCCGCAAGGGGGACGTCCCCTTGATGAGCCTGAACCGGCTGCGCCTGGATCCCCTGGAGAGTTTCCTGAAGGCGGCCCTGGACTACACCCTGATCTTCTTCAGCTTGCCGGTATTGGTCCCCCTCTTTGCGGTGGTGGCCGTGCTCATCAAGCTGGACTCGCCGGGGCCAGTCTTCTACCGCCGGCGGGTCCTGGGAGTGGGCGGCAAGGAATTCGACGCCTTCAAGTTTCGGACCATGGCCGTCAACGGCGACGAGATCCTGGCCCGCTATCCCCAGCTCCAGGCCGAGCTCCAGGCCACCCACAAGCTCAAGTATGACCCCCGGGTCACCCGGATGGGCCGCTGGCTGCGCCGCACCAGCCTGGACGAGCTGCCCCAGCTGATCAACGTCTTGCTGGGCCAGATGAGCCTGGTGGGCCCTCGCATGATCAGCCCGGAGGAGGCCGACGAGTACGGCCGCCTGAAGCTGAACCTGCTCACCGTCAAACCCGGCCTGACCGGCCTCTGGCAGGTCTCCGGCCGTTCGGACCTCTCCTACGAGGAGCGGGTGCGCCTGGACATGCAGTACATCCGGAACTACAGCATCTGGCTGGACCTGCAGATCCTCTTCGTCCAGACCATTCCGGTGGTGCTTCAGGGGCGTGGGGCGTATTGA
- a CDS encoding D-sedoheptulose-7-phosphate isomerase: MDQYQYQQYATEIALTLDLLPWETIHEMVQVLHQARLEGRQIFVMGNGGSASTATHMACDLSKNTAAAGTPRFRIMALTDNMALFSALANDLAYEDVFAEQLANFLQPGDVVVAISTSGNSPNVLKAVELARTSGAFTIGWTGYNGGKLARLVDMSIVVPNDCVEQIEDIHMMLEHMATKALRRLAQRDSAARAFVSPVLTSGLPEAVAPRPSRNGHSPAVVRPALADLPVEPGDSARQP, translated from the coding sequence ATGGACCAGTATCAATACCAGCAGTACGCCACCGAGATTGCCCTCACCCTGGATCTGCTCCCCTGGGAGACCATCCACGAGATGGTGCAGGTGTTGCACCAGGCCCGCCTGGAGGGACGCCAGATCTTCGTCATGGGCAATGGCGGTAGTGCCAGTACTGCCACCCATATGGCGTGTGACCTTTCCAAGAATACCGCGGCTGCCGGCACCCCCCGCTTTCGGATCATGGCCCTGACCGACAATATGGCCCTCTTCTCGGCCCTGGCCAACGACCTGGCCTACGAGGATGTCTTCGCCGAACAGCTGGCCAACTTCCTTCAGCCGGGCGACGTGGTGGTGGCCATCTCCACCAGCGGCAATTCGCCCAACGTCCTCAAGGCTGTGGAACTGGCCCGGACCTCCGGCGCTTTCACCATCGGCTGGACGGGCTACAACGGCGGCAAGCTGGCCCGGCTGGTGGACATGTCCATTGTGGTGCCCAACGACTGTGTGGAGCAGATCGAAGACATTCACATGATGCTGGAGCACATGGCGACCAAAGCCTTACGCCGGCTGGCCCAGCGGGACAGCGCGGCCCGTGCCTTCGTGTCGCCCGTGCTGACATCGGGCCTGCCGGAAGCCGTGGCTCCCAGGCCCAGCCGCAACGGCCACAGCCCGGCGGTGGTCCGGCCTGCTTTGGCGGACCTGCCCGTCGAGCCCGGAGACAGTGCCCGGCAGCCATGA
- the gmhB gene encoding D-glycero-beta-D-manno-heptose 1,7-bisphosphate 7-phosphatase → MIAGVFLDRDGVLNRERPDYVKGWDEFQWLPGVMPALARLAKLGCPIAVLTNQSAIARGLVSTATVAAIHRRMQAEVAAAGGRIDAFFVCPHHPDDGCDCRKPKPGLLRQAAAHFQLDLAQCVFIGDSITDAQAAYAVYCASVLVQSGRQGPNLPSLLPPALQDVPIVPDLAAAVAWLFDKESVAIE, encoded by the coding sequence ATGATCGCCGGCGTGTTTTTGGACCGGGATGGCGTCCTCAACCGGGAGCGCCCGGACTACGTGAAGGGTTGGGACGAATTTCAGTGGCTGCCCGGGGTGATGCCTGCCCTGGCCCGCCTGGCCAAACTGGGCTGCCCCATCGCCGTGCTCACCAACCAGTCCGCCATTGCCCGGGGCCTGGTGAGCACGGCCACGGTCGCGGCCATCCACCGGCGGATGCAGGCCGAGGTGGCCGCTGCGGGCGGACGCATCGATGCCTTTTTCGTCTGCCCCCACCATCCGGACGACGGCTGCGACTGTCGCAAACCTAAACCGGGCCTCCTGCGCCAGGCCGCAGCCCATTTTCAGCTGGACCTGGCCCAATGTGTGTTCATCGGGGATTCGATTACGGACGCCCAGGCGGCGTATGCGGTATACTGTGCATCTGTGCTGGTGCAATCGGGCCGGCAGGGGCCGAACCTCCCCTCCCTGTTGCCCCCTGCCCTGCAAGATGTCCCCATCGTGCCCGATCTGGCCGCCGCCGTTGCCTGGCTGTTTGATAAAGAGAGCGTTGCCATTGAATGA
- a CDS encoding glycosyltransferase yields MHILYVVPYAPNPIRVRPYQLIRGLLRRGHAVTVATLWSSPEERQDLAVLDAWGARVMAEPLPRWRAALNLVRALPGSRPLQAAYCWQPALARRIRQLLDAESFDVIHVEHLRGAAYGLGAQAHLADRPGSPPVVWDSVDCIAYLFEQAARHSRSIQGRLMTRLELGRTRRHEGALLQRFDRTLVTSAADQAALTALAREANPRGIIRPPAIVANGVDLAHFTPGLPDQRAPAKVVFSGKMSYHANVTAALFLVQEIMPRVWARHPHVQVQIVGAQPTAAVRALATGDPRVTVTGWVPDLRPYLQQATLAVAPVLYSAGIQNKVLEAMACATPVVTTPQAVAALQVDLAAEVAVAPDADGLAQAVVQLLEDPARRRQLGQNGRAYVERCHSWTAAVSRLEVIYQESMAQPRPISPRPEGRQFAVGAAPSRPIS; encoded by the coding sequence ATGCACATTCTCTACGTGGTTCCCTACGCGCCCAATCCCATCCGGGTGCGACCCTACCAACTGATTCGGGGGCTTTTGCGTCGCGGCCACGCGGTCACCGTAGCCACCCTGTGGAGCAGCCCAGAGGAGCGCCAGGACCTGGCTGTCCTGGACGCGTGGGGCGCCCGGGTGATGGCCGAGCCCCTGCCGCGGTGGCGTGCGGCCCTCAACCTGGTGCGGGCCCTGCCCGGTTCCAGGCCGCTGCAGGCCGCCTATTGCTGGCAGCCGGCCCTGGCCCGGCGCATCCGCCAGCTTTTGGACGCGGAATCCTTTGACGTGATCCACGTGGAGCATCTGCGTGGGGCAGCCTATGGCCTGGGGGCCCAGGCCCATCTGGCCGACCGGCCCGGATCGCCCCCGGTGGTGTGGGATAGCGTGGACTGCATCGCCTATCTCTTCGAGCAGGCAGCCCGCCACAGCCGGAGCATCCAGGGGCGGCTGATGACCCGGCTGGAGCTGGGACGTACCCGGCGCCATGAGGGGGCCCTGCTCCAGCGTTTTGACCGCACCCTGGTCACCTCAGCGGCGGATCAGGCGGCCCTGACGGCCCTGGCCCGGGAGGCCAACCCCCGGGGGATCATTCGTCCCCCGGCCATTGTGGCCAACGGCGTGGACCTGGCCCATTTTACCCCTGGCCTGCCGGATCAGCGGGCGCCGGCCAAGGTGGTCTTTAGCGGCAAGATGAGCTACCACGCCAACGTCACTGCCGCCCTTTTCCTGGTGCAAGAGATCATGCCCCGGGTCTGGGCCCGGCATCCCCATGTGCAGGTGCAGATTGTGGGGGCCCAGCCCACGGCCGCGGTGCGGGCGTTGGCCACGGGGGATCCTCGGGTGACGGTGACCGGCTGGGTGCCCGATCTCCGCCCCTATCTCCAGCAGGCGACCCTGGCCGTGGCGCCCGTCCTCTACAGCGCGGGCATCCAAAACAAGGTGCTGGAGGCCATGGCCTGTGCCACGCCGGTGGTGACCACGCCCCAGGCGGTAGCCGCGCTGCAGGTGGACCTGGCCGCGGAAGTGGCCGTAGCTCCGGATGCCGATGGCCTGGCCCAGGCAGTCGTCCAGTTGCTGGAGGACCCGGCCCGACGTCGGCAGCTTGGCCAGAACGGCCGGGCCTATGTGGAGCGTTGCCACTCTTGGACAGCGGCCGTCTCCCGGCTGGAGGTTATCTACCAGGAGAGCATGGCCCAGCCCAGGCCAATTTCGCCACGACCGGAAGGCCGCCAGTTTGCCGTAGGGGCAGCTCCCAGCCGCCCGATCTCGTAG
- a CDS encoding glycosyltransferase family 39 protein, which yields MQAGKRQAVATRTAEAAGRLSILGRQISVGRLLAMIALVAVLLRVASALYQGDTVNVLPGVFDEVSYDGLARRVLGGHGFTFAQDHWPATKAGEPTAHWSFLYTLYIAGVYALFGAHPLAARLIQAVLTGLLQSWLAWRIGRRVFGQAAGLIAAALSAGYIYFFYYAGALVTESFYMVAILWALDAALRLGDRLAAGSDAPRPGANAWLWLELGAAVAVAGLLRQVFLLFVPFLYLWLAWRGLAGSGGWRRRAWAAAPGLLVGFVLATAVVVAAIAPWTIRNARAFGTFVPLNTNAGYAFYWGNHPVYGTRFQGILPADGPSYVDLLPRELASLNEAELDQALLRRGIGFVLADPWRYGLLSLSRAREYFKFWPSAESSTISNLSRVASFGLLLPFMLVGLALAVGRLIRRDDPRQGPAVLLLGLFIGVYTGVHLLTWTLIRYRLPVDSVLLLFAALTLVELAARRGWLTNAATAGPVSPSAVSTSSVSSSVSTFDSYL from the coding sequence ATGCAGGCAGGGAAGAGACAGGCCGTAGCAACCCGGACAGCCGAAGCGGCAGGCCGGCTGTCCATACTGGGACGCCAGATCAGCGTGGGGCGGCTTCTGGCCATGATCGCGCTGGTGGCGGTCCTGTTGCGGGTGGCTTCGGCCCTCTACCAGGGGGATACGGTCAACGTCCTTCCCGGCGTCTTCGATGAGGTCTCCTACGATGGGCTGGCCCGCCGGGTGTTGGGCGGCCACGGCTTCACCTTTGCCCAGGACCACTGGCCGGCCACCAAGGCCGGGGAGCCTACGGCCCACTGGAGCTTCCTCTACACCCTCTACATTGCCGGGGTCTACGCCCTCTTCGGCGCCCACCCCCTGGCCGCACGCCTGATCCAGGCGGTGCTGACCGGCCTGTTGCAGAGCTGGCTGGCCTGGCGGATCGGGCGCCGGGTCTTCGGGCAGGCGGCTGGCCTGATCGCGGCCGCCCTCAGTGCCGGCTACATCTACTTTTTCTACTACGCTGGCGCCCTGGTAACCGAGTCCTTTTACATGGTGGCCATCCTCTGGGCTCTGGACGCGGCCCTGCGCCTGGGCGACCGGCTGGCCGCCGGGTCGGATGCCCCGCGGCCCGGCGCGAACGCATGGCTCTGGCTGGAGCTGGGCGCAGCCGTGGCCGTGGCCGGGCTGTTGCGCCAGGTCTTCCTGCTCTTCGTCCCCTTCCTCTACCTGTGGCTGGCCTGGCGAGGCCTGGCCGGCTCGGGCGGCTGGAGACGGCGGGCGTGGGCAGCGGCGCCGGGGCTGCTGGTGGGCTTCGTGCTGGCCACGGCTGTGGTGGTGGCGGCCATCGCTCCCTGGACCATCCGCAACGCACGTGCCTTTGGCACCTTTGTCCCGCTGAACACCAACGCGGGCTACGCCTTCTACTGGGGCAACCATCCTGTCTACGGCACCCGGTTCCAGGGCATCCTGCCGGCGGATGGCCCCTCCTACGTGGATTTGCTGCCCCGGGAGCTGGCTTCCCTGAACGAGGCGGAGCTGGATCAGGCGCTATTGCGGCGGGGCATCGGCTTTGTGCTGGCCGACCCCTGGCGCTATGGGTTGCTCTCCCTCAGCCGGGCGCGGGAATACTTCAAATTCTGGCCCTCGGCTGAATCCAGCACCATCAGCAACCTCTCCCGGGTGGCTTCCTTTGGCCTGCTCCTGCCCTTCATGTTGGTGGGCCTGGCCCTGGCCGTGGGACGGCTCATCCGGCGGGATGATCCCCGGCAAGGCCCGGCGGTGCTGCTCCTGGGCCTTTTCATCGGGGTCTACACCGGCGTCCACTTGCTCACCTGGACTTTGATCCGCTATCGCCTGCCGGTGGACAGCGTCCTGCTCCTCTTTGCGGCCCTGACCCTGGTGGAGCTGGCTGCCCGGCGGGGGTGGCTGACAAACGCTGCCACAGCCGGGCCTGTTTCCCCTTCGGCTGTCTCCACTTCTTCTGTTTCTTCCTCTGTTTCGACCTTTGACAGCTATTTGTAA
- a CDS encoding DPP IV N-terminal domain-containing protein has protein sequence MNEELFSPAASQASTCPHLGLREDPNAVALIPTAIHRCYARNRPFAPDLEHQETFCLRAGHGACPHFRPVTPESALKAEPSRPRWMKRVGRLLSPTRLAAAVVSVLLVVLAVQAYHLMALTGATFTTPLVEEVPTSVPTVSLLPTPTPTPPRASPTAAPAQANTAVSFDRFVTPTPVPGGEIFAISPQPGDAGWWSTQGERPNHLGDSFLYVGQYGGQSYIAGVRFDLSRVPRGAAIVDAQLRLTGLRADRFSPDVPGTWLVQLIAEADVPELTTSTFLQFYAAPASITLFPQLTQADLAEGRSNVWNLDGNIRAWLTQQLLDGATTLTLRIISSIPAGESLFAWDSGLGPESGREAPLLLLNVGPPPTATPPLPTRPVVVATLTPAPGNALTAVAAAQTATAEASLFGTPTPIPYQIVTPTPTPANLATVQAIAYQLNLPPVLVDTPQPANAATATEIAAYATAVALTTGTFTPVPTNYVTPFIYYPSPPAENVATAAARVIMATAAAQRGDPTATPLPYNAVPAIYIYATETPANQETAVAQIQQRNADAITTGTPTPTPFNLVVITRVPPPTPTPIPLTVGLDALTPTPTATPTRVVTAADLAQFSGKILFLSDRAGGGEPTTWVMDPATGSVLAMVTDRQLHRLAQELILPYSPDGRQKAIVEADNRGELQIKVLSLEYGTKQQLTNYQSVYFDVLTYDPAWSPRGDLIAFVSNNSGGDEIYTVDPQGQNIVRLTFNDWEWDKHPTWSPDGSQIAFYSNRETQRKQIWIMDADGSNVRNLSNSPYNDWDPVWVR, from the coding sequence TTGAATGAAGAACTGTTCTCCCCCGCAGCTTCCCAAGCATCGACCTGCCCGCACCTGGGTCTGCGGGAAGACCCCAATGCGGTGGCCCTGATCCCCACCGCCATCCATCGTTGCTACGCGCGCAACCGTCCCTTCGCTCCGGACCTGGAGCACCAGGAGACCTTTTGTCTGCGCGCTGGCCATGGGGCCTGCCCCCATTTTCGGCCCGTCACCCCAGAGTCGGCGCTAAAAGCGGAGCCATCCAGGCCCCGGTGGATGAAGCGCGTCGGTCGGCTCCTCTCCCCCACCCGGCTGGCGGCCGCGGTGGTCTCCGTTTTGCTGGTCGTGCTGGCCGTCCAGGCCTACCACCTGATGGCCCTCACCGGCGCCACCTTCACCACCCCTCTGGTGGAAGAGGTGCCCACCTCCGTGCCCACGGTCTCCCTGCTGCCCACGCCCACGCCGACCCCGCCCCGGGCTTCCCCCACGGCGGCCCCGGCCCAGGCCAACACCGCGGTCTCCTTCGACCGCTTCGTCACGCCCACCCCGGTGCCCGGCGGTGAAATCTTCGCCATCTCGCCCCAGCCGGGGGACGCTGGCTGGTGGTCCACCCAGGGCGAACGTCCCAACCACCTGGGGGACTCCTTCCTGTACGTGGGGCAGTATGGCGGCCAGAGCTACATCGCGGGCGTCCGCTTTGACCTGAGCCGGGTTCCCCGGGGCGCCGCCATTGTGGACGCCCAGCTTCGGCTCACAGGGCTGCGGGCCGACCGCTTTTCGCCCGACGTGCCGGGCACCTGGCTGGTCCAGCTCATCGCCGAGGCCGACGTGCCGGAACTGACCACGTCCACCTTCCTGCAGTTTTACGCCGCGCCGGCGTCCATCACCCTTTTCCCCCAGCTTACCCAGGCGGACCTGGCCGAGGGGCGCAGCAACGTCTGGAACCTGGACGGAAACATCCGGGCCTGGCTGACCCAGCAACTGCTGGACGGCGCCACCACCCTGACCCTGCGCATCATCTCGTCCATCCCGGCCGGGGAGTCCCTCTTCGCCTGGGACAGCGGCCTGGGGCCGGAATCGGGGCGAGAGGCGCCTCTGCTGCTGCTCAACGTGGGTCCGCCGCCCACGGCCACGCCCCCCCTGCCCACCCGGCCGGTGGTGGTGGCCACCCTGACGCCGGCGCCGGGCAACGCGTTGACCGCGGTGGCCGCCGCCCAGACGGCCACCGCCGAGGCGTCCCTCTTTGGCACGCCCACGCCCATCCCGTACCAGATCGTCACGCCCACGCCCACCCCGGCCAACCTGGCCACGGTCCAGGCCATCGCCTATCAGCTCAACCTGCCGCCGGTGCTGGTGGATACGCCCCAGCCCGCCAACGCAGCCACCGCCACCGAGATCGCGGCCTACGCCACCGCTGTGGCCCTGACCACGGGTACCTTCACGCCGGTGCCCACCAACTATGTGACGCCCTTTATCTACTACCCGTCGCCCCCGGCAGAGAACGTGGCCACGGCGGCCGCCCGGGTGATCATGGCCACGGCGGCCGCCCAGCGTGGGGACCCCACGGCCACGCCCTTGCCCTACAACGCGGTGCCGGCCATCTACATCTACGCCACCGAGACGCCGGCCAACCAGGAGACCGCGGTCGCCCAGATCCAGCAGCGCAACGCGGATGCCATCACCACGGGGACGCCCACGCCGACCCCCTTCAACCTGGTGGTCATCACCCGGGTGCCGCCGCCTACCCCCACCCCCATCCCCCTCACCGTGGGGCTGGACGCGCTCACCCCCACACCCACGGCCACGCCCACCCGGGTGGTCACCGCGGCAGATCTGGCCCAGTTCTCCGGCAAGATCCTCTTCCTGTCCGACCGGGCCGGCGGTGGGGAGCCCACCACCTGGGTCATGGATCCGGCCACCGGCTCTGTCCTGGCCATGGTCACCGACCGCCAGCTTCACCGGCTGGCCCAGGAGCTGATCTTGCCCTACTCGCCCGATGGCCGCCAGAAGGCCATCGTGGAGGCGGACAACCGGGGCGAACTTCAGATCAAGGTGCTCTCCCTGGAGTATGGCACCAAGCAGCAGTTGACCAACTACCAGAGCGTCTACTTCGACGTTCTGACCTACGACCCGGCCTGGTCGCCCCGGGGGGACCTCATCGCGTTCGTCAGCAACAACTCGGGCGGCGACGAAATCTACACCGTGGATCCCCAGGGGCAGAACATCGTCCGCCTGACCTTCAACGATTGGGAGTGGGACAAGCATCCCACCTGGTCGCCCGACGGCAGCCAGATCGCGTTCTATTCCAACCGGGAGACCCAGCGCAAACAGATCTGGATCATGGACGCGGACGGTTCCAATGTGCGCAATTTGAGCAACAGCCCCTATAATGACTGGGACCCCGTCTGGGTTCGGTGA
- a CDS encoding GHMP family kinase ATP-binding protein: protein MIITQTPLRISFLGGGTDFREFFLREGGWVLSSAIDKYIYVILKERYDDKIRVGYTRTELVDRVDELQHELVRECLRLTGITRRVEIATMGDIPSQGSGLGSSSTVTVGLLNAMYHYLGTPQDQETLARQACQVEIDVLGHPIGVQDQYIAAYGGQRFIRFCEDGTVHVEPLGLEPEQLRRLNQNLMLFFTGMTRRASSVLTEQVAQMGDRLAVLRAMKGLALQARDALRAGEFDELGHLMDQGWTLKKQLASKISNGEIDDLYQTARRAGALGGKITGAGGGGYLLLYCPRARQDDVRAALRCLPELPFHLERDGSKVIFNIRR, encoded by the coding sequence ATGATCATCACCCAGACGCCGTTACGTATCAGCTTCCTGGGCGGAGGAACCGACTTTCGGGAGTTTTTTCTGCGGGAAGGGGGCTGGGTACTCAGCTCCGCCATCGACAAATACATCTACGTTATCCTAAAAGAGCGCTACGACGACAAGATCCGGGTGGGCTACACCCGCACCGAACTGGTGGATCGGGTAGACGAGCTCCAACACGAACTGGTGCGGGAGTGCCTGCGCCTGACGGGCATCACCAGGCGGGTGGAGATCGCCACCATGGGGGACATCCCCTCCCAGGGCTCCGGCCTGGGGTCATCCAGCACCGTCACCGTGGGGCTGTTGAACGCCATGTACCACTATCTGGGCACGCCCCAGGATCAGGAGACCCTGGCCCGGCAGGCCTGCCAGGTGGAGATCGACGTCCTGGGCCATCCCATCGGCGTCCAGGATCAGTACATCGCTGCCTACGGCGGCCAGCGCTTCATCCGCTTCTGTGAAGACGGCACCGTCCACGTGGAGCCCCTGGGGCTGGAGCCGGAGCAGCTTCGGCGTCTGAACCAGAACCTGATGCTCTTCTTCACCGGCATGACCCGGCGGGCCTCCAGCGTGCTCACGGAACAGGTGGCGCAGATGGGAGACCGGCTGGCGGTGTTGCGGGCTATGAAGGGGCTGGCCCTGCAGGCCCGGGACGCGCTGCGGGCCGGCGAGTTCGACGAGTTGGGCCACCTCATGGACCAGGGGTGGACTTTGAAAAAGCAGTTGGCCAGCAAGATTAGCAACGGCGAGATCGACGACCTCTACCAGACGGCCCGGCGGGCCGGCGCCCTGGGGGGGAAGATCACCGGCGCGGGCGGGGGCGGTTACCTGCTGCTCTATTGCCCCCGGGCCCGCCAGGACGATGTCCGGGCTGCCCTGCGCTGCCTGCCCGAGCTGCCGTTCCACCTGGAGCGGGATGGGTCGAAGGTCATTTTTAACATCCGCCGCTGA